The following are encoded in a window of Onthophagus taurus isolate NC chromosome 3, IU_Otau_3.0, whole genome shotgun sequence genomic DNA:
- the LOC111416508 gene encoding modular serine protease-like, with protein sequence MDNKFESVFGDNKLKILVIFLLCISFSEAHNFWKFPSYNSTLSRVKRQNCGFNCENGDCISTDNVCDGTVECKDGSDETEKMCSALPCPSFLFKCNYGACINKEKLCNGIKDCADNSDETGQGCTTGSSACSPTEFRCQNDECINAFLVCDGRKDCSDGSDETVDSCRGNVCASFLIKCNYGACVDKNSRCNGIKECADGSDEFGCDSTPPVTSVVVPVTTVVVPVTPSTGGDVPDGGCRLLNHPPNGQRYFPTGRKYVPNDPVDKGTSITVKCNPGYRPTNLIGGGVAYCINGKWLGDTSDNVCYKGCPPLIDSTFVAHCTRGSQSVNCSAAIEGTVANVECKNFYTYGVRKTKTTQCSAGQWYPNVGSCDAECGLKRVNAQTLIIGGSQAQPGEYPWIVAIYDNTNTHICGGSIISTRFVVSAAHCFSNLDNGDVFDKEGYTLIAGKFHRDINDDRDKGTQQVRKIEKLIVHEDYRGRIRNYQYDISLIKLNEDLVLGLQVQPVCLDYDHRYEDISLTDGNKGVVAGWGYTSEGSDPAAELKKVILPVQNQAKCKEHLPKDFYDIFYTPDKICAGYVDQATTVCSGDSGGGFYFQSDVKFYIRGIVSLSPSSKVGCSKNLYALYTKVSSYDKWLERTMYSGNI encoded by the exons atggATAATAAGTTTGAGAGCGTTTTTGGTGATaacaagttaaaaattttggttattttcttattat gTATTTCATTTTCGGAAGCCcacaatttttggaaatttcctAGTTATAATTCCACATTAAGCAGAGTAAAAAGACAAAACTGTGG ATTTAATTGTGAGAATGGAGACTGCATCTCTACGGATAATGTTTGCGATGGCACTGTTGAGTGTAAGGATGGTTCCGATGAAACTGAGAAAATGTGCTCTGCTCTTCC atgtccttcatttttatttaaatgcaaTTATGGAGCTTgtataaacaaagaaaaactcTGTAATGGTATTAAAGATTGTGCTGATAATTCGGATGAAACTGGGCAAGGTTGTACAACCGGTTCTTCAGCTTGCag CCCAACTGAATTTCGTTGCCAAAATGATGAGTGTATAAACGCATTTTTAGTATGCGATGGTCGAAAAGACTGTAGTGATGGTTCGGATGAAACAGTGGATTCGTGCAGAGGAAACGTATGCGCTTCTTTCTTGATCAAATGTAATTATGGCGCTTGCGTGGATAAAAACTCACGATGCAATGGTATCAAAGAATGTGCAGACGGTTCCGATGAATTTGGATGTGACTCAACACCTCCGGTTACATCAGTTGTAGTGCCGGTTACAACGGTTGTAGTGCCAGTTACACCATCTACAGGCGGTGATGTACCTGa tggCGGTTGTCGTCTGTTAAATCATCCACCAAATGGTCAACGTTACTTTCCCACCGGCCGCAAATATGTTCCTAATGATCCAGTAGATAAAGGGACAAGTATTACGGTTAAATGTAACCCTGGATATAGACCTACCAATTTAATAGGAGGCGGCGTTGCTTATTGTATAAATGGAAAATGGCTTGGAGACACTTCTGACAATGTTTGCTATA AAGGGTGTCCACCGTTAATTGATTCAACATTTGTTGCGCATTGCACAAGAGGTTCCCAATCAGTAAATTGTTCAGCAGCAATCGAAGGCACAGTGGCGAATGTCGAATGtaagaatttttatacatacgGAGTACGTAAAACGAAGACCACGCAGTGCAGTGCAGGACAATGGTATCCTAATGTAGGATCTTGCGATGCAG AATGCGGCCTTAAAAGAGTAAACGCACAGACGTTAATTATCGGTGGATCACAAGCACAACCTGGTGAATATCCATGGATAGTTGCTATTTACGATAATACTAATACTCACATTTGCGGAGGatcgattatttcaacaaGATTCGTGGTCTCTG CCGCTCATTGTTTCAGTAATTTAGACAACGGAGACGTTTTCGATAAGGAAGGTTATACATTGATAGCCGGTAAATTTCATAGAGACATCAATGATGACCGCGATAAGGGTACTCAACAAGTGAGGAAA attgaaaaattaattgttcaCGAAGATTATAGAGGAAGAATTAGAAATTACCAGTAcgatatctcacttattaaattaaacgaagACTTGGTGTTGGGGTTACAAGTTCAACCGGTTTGTTTGGATTATGATCACAGATACGAAGATATCAGTTTGACAGATGGGAATAAGGGTGTT gTGGCCGGATGGGGATACACTTCGGAAGGTTCCGACCCAGCAGCCGAACTTAAAAAAGTCATTCTACCCGTTCAAAATCAAGCAAAATGTAAAGAACACCTACCAAAAGACTTTTATGACATATTTTACACCCCCGATAAAATATGCGCTGGTTACGTTGATCAAG CTACAACAGTTTGCAGTGGAGATAGTGGTGGCGGATTCTATTTTCAATCcgatgtaaaattttatataagagGAATCGTTAGCTTATCTCCAAGCTCGAAAGTGGGATGCAGCAAAAATCTTTATGCTTTGTATACAAAGGTTTCGTCGTACGATAAGTGGTTAGAACGAACAATGTATagcggaaatatttaa